Proteins encoded by one window of Arachis hypogaea cultivar Tifrunner chromosome 1, arahy.Tifrunner.gnm2.J5K5, whole genome shotgun sequence:
- the LOC112794421 gene encoding metal tolerance protein 4, producing the protein MDANNSASDPNITSPLLSKHHPHHPPASSAAENGGRRSRLSRRNSVNSLRTAFLSKIPDKVRSSLDAESLSNLNLSLSTALTPGEKEYYEKQIATLKSFDEVDAIVASDSNIIEDTDDEEQLQQERAMRISNYANIVLLILKIYATVRSGSLAIAASTLDSLLDLMAGGILWFTHLSMKNINIYKYPIGKLRVQPVGIIIFAAVMATLGFQVLITALEELIRNTPNDRMTEEQLIWLYSIMIFASVVKLFLWLYCRTSRNKIVRAYADDHHFDVVTNVVGLVAAVLGDKFYWWIDPIGAILLALYTITNWSRTVMENAVSLVGQSAPPEFLQKLTYLVIRHPQVKRVDTVRAYTFGVLYFVEVDIELPEELPLKEAHAIGETLQIKLEKLPEVERAFVHLDFECEHKPEHSVLVKLPNNQS; encoded by the exons ATGGACGCCAATAATTCGGCTTCAGATCCCAACATCACGAGCCCGTTGCTATCCAAGCACCATCCTCATCATCCTCCTGCCTCCTCCGCCGCCGAGAACGGTGGCCGGAGATCTCGTCTTAGTCGCCGCAACTCCGTCAACTCCCTCAGAACCGCTTTTCTCTCCAAGATTCCTGACAAGGTCCGATCTTCCCTCGACGCCGAGTCGCTCTCCAACCttaatctctctctctccaccGCCTTAACTCcag GGGAgaaagagtattatgaaaagcaAATTGCTACTCTCAAATCATTTGATGAAGTCGATGCCATAGTGGCATCTGACAGCAACATTATTGAGGACACTGATGATGAGGAACAGCTTCAACAAGAAAGAGCTATGAGGATTTCCAATTATGCAAACATAGTTCTATTGATACTAAAG ATTTATGCCACAGTGAGGAGTGGATCATTAGCTATTGCAGCATCAACATTGGACTCTCTGCTTGATCTCATGGCAGGTGGAATACTTTGGTTTACTCACCTctcaatgaagaacataaataTCTACAAATATCCAATTGGAAAGTTGAGGGTGCAGCCAGTTGGCATAATTATCTTTGCTGCTGTCATGGCAACACTTG GCTTTCAGGTGTTAATCACGGCTCTAGAAGAACTAATACGAAATACTCCTAATGACAGGATGACTGAAGAACAATTGATCTGGTTGTATTCTATTATGATATTTGCGTCGGTGGTGAAGCTTTTCCTCTGGCTTTACTGTAGAACATCACGGAACAAGATTGTCCGTGCCTATGCGGAT GATCACCACTTTGATGTTGTGACAAATGTGGTTGGACTAGTTGCAGCTGTTCTTGGTGATAAGTTTTACTGGTGGATTGATCCAATTGGCGCTATTTTACTTGCACTTTACACCATTACAAATTGGTCCCGCACTGTTATGGAAAATGCAG TTTCCCTAGTGGGACAATCTGCCCCACCTGAATTTTTACAGAAGCTAACATATCTTGTTATAAGACATCCTCAAGTTAAGCGAGTTGACACTGTCCGCGCATACACATTTGGTGTTCTATATTTTGTGGAG GTTGATATTGAACTGCCAGAGGAATTGCCATTGAAAGAAGCACATGCCATTGGAGAGACACTACAGATAAAGCTCGAGAAGCTTCCAGAAGTCGAGCGCGCATTCGTTCATCTAGACTTCGAATGCGAACACAAACCGGAGCACTCGGTTCTCGTCAAGCTGCCCAACAATCAGTCTTGA